GTAAAGAAACAGCGTTACCTAAAAGCCTTGGTATCCCTATTTATTCGCTTGGAAAGATTATTCCATTTCCTGTTATGAAACAAATGTCCACAGCATGGCTTTTTTCCCGATCAAATTTTTCAGAATCATATAATTTTTTTGTTTTTAGTGGAAATTGGGCATCACATGCTTCAAAATTTCATCATCCCAATATCTGGTACTGCCATACTCCTGTTCGTGCATTTTATGATCTTGCTGATCTCTTTGAACAGAGGTTGCCGGTTTTTATGAGACCTCTTTACCGTGTCTGGGTTAAACACCAACGTAACGTAGATCAGAAGGTGGTTGCAGATATTGACAAAATAATAACTAATTCTCACAATACCGCAGCCAGGATCCTTCATTATTATGGGCGTAAGGCCCGGGTTGTTTATCCACCTGTTGATCTGGACCGGTTTTCATTCAAAGAATCTGGAGGGTTCTGGCTATCAGTAAACCGGTTGTACCCTGAAAAGCGGATAGAGCTTCAGGTAGAAGCATTTCGTTTGCTGCCTGAAGAGGAACTTCTGATAGTTGGCGGAGCAGGAAGCGGTGATCACGCGATTCGATATGCATCAAAAATTATGACGAATCTCCCATCCAATGTGAAGATGCTCGGTTCTGTCTCTTCTGAAGAATTAACTGATCTGTATAGTACATGCCGGGGATTGATATGTACTGCAATTGATGAGGATTTTGGAATAACTCCTTTGGAAGCGATGGCATCGGGAAAACCTGTGGTTGCTGTTAATGAGGGTGGTTTTCAGGAGACTGTTGTTCATGGAGAAACCGGGCTTCTTATTGAGCCTACTGTGAAGGCGATAATCAAGGCGGTCATAGAAGTAGGAGTCGATCCAATCAGGTACAAGGATGCTTGTATCAGGAGAGCTGAAGAGTTTGGTGGGGTGGACCGGTTTTGCATGGAGATCCGGGAAATTGTTTCAACTTTTTATTAAATTAATAGCGATAAAATATAAATAATTCATTTTTTGGCATGAGAGGTTTTTTCAACGTTGATATTTACCCGAGAATGGATACAAAAGTTACATTAATTACTGGAATTACGGGACAAGATGGGTCGATCTTTATATAACTTCTGTTAGTTAAAGAGATTTGAGGTTCATGGGCTCGTTCGTCGGGCATAATATCCTAAAGAACGATTTTTCTTACATAACGTCAATCTTTCAGACCTTGATATGATCTCTCATGTTCTCCATAATATCAAATTCGATGAAAACTATCACCTTGATACACAAAGCCATGTCCGTGTGAGTTTTGAGACACTGGATATGACGGGAATGAGACCGGTCTTGAGATAACCCGATAACTTCAAGAAAACGGGTCAATCAATCCGGAAGTCCGATTTTATAAGGCTTATTTAAGTGAGATGTTTGGGCATATTGCCCCTCCTTAGAATTCCGTTTACCTGTGCCAAGGTGCATTCATACTGGATACCACGCAATTACCGTGACGGATATGGCATGTTTTCATGCTATGGCATTCTCTTTAATCATAAATCATTGAGAGGTGGAGACACTTTCGTCACAGGAAAGATCACCCGGGGGATTGTAGCAATTCTATGGGGGAAAAAATTCACCTTGAAAATCTTGATGCCAACGCGACTGGGGTTTTTCTCCTAAGTATGTAGAACGGAGGTGATTTTTTTTGTAACAGGAAAAACCTGATGATTATATGATTGGGACCAGCGAGATCCACAATGTACAGAAATTTGTGGATTTTACTTTTAAATACGCTGAACTTGATTTTGAGAAGCATGTCCGAATTGATCCGAAGTACTTCCACCCGACTGAAGTAAAAGCATTTTAAGCAGACTCGCAGAAGTCAGAACAGAAGTTTGGGTGGAATGTCAGAATAATACTAGTGATTTGATGAAGGTCATGGGTGACGCTGCCATGGGTGTTTTGGACTTGATCTGGTTGGAGAAGGAGATGAAATAATCAGTAGGGAGTTCCCTGTTAGGTGGTGGAGGAAGGATTGATCCCCAATATCATAATACTTTATTTGTCAGAGTTTTCTATTATGAGCGTATATCCATTAGGGTGTGATTGTATGAAAAAAACAGCTTCAGTTTCTGAAACATCATGAAAACCGCAATATTTCATGACTATTTTGGTTCGATTGGAGGTGGGGAGAAAACTGTCGTCAGTATGGCGAAAATACTTGACGCAGATATTTTTACGACTGATATAGATGCTTTTTCGATCTTCAATTCTAAAGTTCCGGTCCACACACTTCGCCGGACAGTAAAAAAAAGCCCACTTAAACAAATTTCTACATCACTATCCTTTTCGCATTGTGATCTTCATGATGAGTTTGATTTTTTCCTCTTTACCGGCAACTGGAGTGTTCATGCAGCAGCTGTTCACCATCCAAATCTTTGGTACTGTTATACCCCAACTCGTGCGTTTTATGATAATTATCAGAATTTTCTGAATACAATGCATCCGGTTGTCAGACCAGCTTTTGCTGCTTGGGTTGCTTTTCATCGGCGCTGGAATGAGAAGGCTATCAAGTCGGTTGATTCTATCATTTCAATATCAAATACTATATCAGAGAGAGTGCAAACGTACCTGAATCGGGAGTCCTTAGTAATTTACCCACCTGTTGACACCAGACGGTACTCCTGCGTTGAGTATGGGGATTTTTGGCTCTCTGTGAACCGATTATATCCGGAAAAACGACTTGAACTCCAGATTGAAACTTTCAGGTCTCTTCCTGATGAGCATCTGGTTATCGTTGGGAGTTATTCCCGAGGTGATCAGGCTGAGGGGTATGCCCGGAAGATACTACATAATCTCCCTAAAAATGTCACATATATTGGGGAAGTAACTGAAGAAGAACTTATTTCATACTATGCCCGTTGTAAAGGGCATATCACTACCGCTTCTCATGAGGATTTCGGGTTAACCCCGGTTGAGGCGATGGCAAGTGGCAAACCGGTTGTAGCCGTCTGTGAAGGTGGATATCGTGAAACTGTAACAAATGCCACCGGAATTCTGACTTCGGCTGAAGTTCCAGTTCTGCGTGAAGCTGTCCATTTTTTATCTGAAAATCCAGAGTCATATCGTTCTGCATGTCTTCAACAGGCAACAAAGTTTGACAAAGATAATTTCGCAAAAAAAATTCGTGAGGCAGTATATAATGGAATGGCTAAAAGGGAGAATTTTCCGTGAGTCCGAAATACCCTTTGATTTCAGTGATAACTCCTTCGTATAATCAGGGACAGTTTATCAGAGAGACAATTGAGAGTGTACTTTCACAGGATTATCCTGCAATTGAGTACATTGTTGTCGATGGTGGTTCATCTGATGGGACAGTAAATATTCTACAAGAGTATGGGGATCGGATCATCTGGATATCTGAACCTGATGAGGGGCAGGCTGATGCGGTGAATAAAGGTGTAAGGCTGGCAAAAGGTGAATTTATTGGATGGTTAAATTCTGATGATATCTATGAACCTGGTGCTCTTTCCACGGTGATTGAGACGTTCCAAAAGAATCCTGATATTTCAGTGGTATACGGTGAGGCATGGCATATCACTAACTCCGGTCAGATTATTGCACGATACCCTATTGAACCGTTCAATTATCGCAGGCTGGCAGAGACCTGCTATATCTGTCAGCCTGCTTCTTTTATTCGCACTAATAGTTTTCTTGAGGCTGGTTTACTTCGTACTGATTTACACCTCTGTATGGATTATGAGTTCTGGATACGACTAGGGCATGAAAAACCATTTCTATACACTTCTAGAGTTCTTGCATCATCCCGTCTCTATCCTGAGAATAAGACGTTCTCACGAACTGATGAGGTTTTTCGGGAGGTAATGACCATGGTTTCTCAATATTATGGATATGTCCCGATTACCTGGGTCTATGGGTATCTTCAGAACCAGACAAGAGGGAAGTGGTCACTCCAATTTCCTGTTCAGGTGCTTATCACATTTATCCGAATGAATCGATCATGTGTATTAGGTGCCCTGCAGTACTGCGTCACCCTTTTCATTCCTTATCGAAATAATGGTCGGCTCACAGTAGATCTCATATCCCTGATTAAAAAATCTCGGACTATGGATGATCTCCGAAAAAAATTATAACTCCTTTATATTTAATTTTGGTGAATTTCTGCAACACTGCACTCATATGTAGGGACGACGAAAAAATAATGAAGTACTAATTGTCCGAACGCCCGATAGGAGTATGTATCAGTGGATATGAGATATGTTCGAGAATAAACGGATTCTTGTGACCGGTGGAGCAGGTTTTCTAGGAAGTAAAGTGATTGATGCGCTGATAGCACAAGGCATCTCCCGATCAGACATCATTGTTCCCAGAAGTGCTGATTATGATTTACGACATATGGAGAATTGTCATAAGGTTGTAAAAGATGTTGATATTGTCATCCACCTGGCTGCACGGGTCGGGGGGATTGGGTTTAATCAGGAACACCCTGCTGAACTTTTCTATGATAATGCCTCCATGGGTATTCATATGATGGAGGCGTCACGGCTGGCAGGAGTATCCAAATTTGTTGCGGTCGGGACGGTCTGCGCCTATCCAAAATTTACTCAAGTTCCATTTAGGGAAGAAGATCTCTGGAACGGGTATCCGGAAGAAACAAATGCTCCGTATGGTCTTGCCAAGAAGATGCTTCTTGTTCAGGCGCAGGCATACCGACAGCAGTATGGATTTAATGCAATTTTTCTCCTTCCGGTCAATTTGTATGGGCCGGGTGATAACTTCGATCCTGAAAGTTCTCATGTGATCCCAGCGTTAATCAAGAAGTTTGTTGATGCCAAACAGATGCATGCTCCAGTGGTTGAGGTATGGGGATCCGGGTCAGCATCAAGGGAGTTTCTCTACGTTGATGATGCTGCCCGGGGTATCGCTCTTGCTACCGCACGATATGACGGGATTGAGCCGGTAAACCTGGGTGCGGGGAGCGAGATATCAATTCGGGATCTGGTGGAGATTATTAAAACGCATGTTGGATATGAAGGAGAGGTAGTGTATGACACAACCAAACCAGATGGACAACCCAGGAGATGTTTGGATACGAGTCGGGCACGAATGTTCTTTGGATTTAACGCGGAGATGTCATTTGAAGAAGGGCTTAAAACGACGATTGGATGGTACGTGAATAATCCAATATCCTTCTAATTCGATATAATTTTAGCCAACCCATTACTAAATGAACATTATTAAATCGTAGATTTTACGATTTCCAAAAAATAGTGTTTTTACTTAATAATATTATAGGGAAAAAACGAGTATTACATGTCTCAAATTAACTTTTGTATATGCTACTTTGTTAAACAAATGGATGCAAAAAAAGAATTTTTATCATTCTAGGAGAATTGAATTATGGAAATAACCGTAGTCGGGGGAGGATATGTTGGACTGGTCACATCGGTTTGTTTTGCAGATATGGGGCATAGGGTCAGGATTATCGAGATTGACCCCCAAAAAGTGGAATTGATAAACAAGGGAATCCCCCCGATATATGAAGATAATCTTGAAGAGATACTAAAGAAAAATATAGGCAAGAATTTAACTGCCCAGTCAGATTACCAATTCATTGAAAAATCGGATGTTTTTTTTATCTGCGTCGGTACACCTCCTCAGGAGGATGGATCAGCCAATCTCCGCTATCTCTCACAAGCTGCTGAATCAATTGGACAGGCTTTGAGAGATTCAACAATCTTTCAGGTAATCACTGTAAAAAGCACAGTTCCCCCTGGAACTACAGAATCTGTTGTAATTCCGGCAGTTATAAAGAGTTCAGGGAGGACTAAAGACTCAATAGGATTCTGTATGAATCCTGAATTTCTCCGTGAAGGAAGAGCGATCAAAGATTTTAAAAATCCTGATCGAATTGTGATTGGAGGGAATTCAGATATTGCAATTCAGGTTGTGAGAGACGTATACTCAGGTTTTTCAGCACCAACTATCACAACTTCATTAAAAGCAGCAGAAATGATAAAATACGCATCTAATTCATTTCTAGCAATGAAAATTTCCTTTGCCAATGAGATCGGAAATTTATGCAAAAAACTGGGAATAAATGTTTATGATGTGATGAACGGTATAGGATATGATCATAGAATAAATCCATATTTCCTAAATGCAGGGCTTGGTTTTGGCGGAAGTTGTTTTCCCAAAGACGTGATGGCATTAATACGGTTAGCTGAAAAGAACGATTTGGACCCTCTCTTATTGCAGTCGGTAATTGCCGTCAATGAAAAACAGCCGAATAAGATCATATCTCTCTTGAAAGAACGTATTGGATCAGTGAGTGGTAAACGGATTGCTATCCTTGGACTGGCGTTTAAAGACAATACTGATGATGTCAGGGATTCAAGGGCAATTCCGGTCATACAAAGTCTTCTCGATGAAGGAGCAGATGTCGTTGCATATGATCCCATGGCAATTGCTTCTATGAAAATCTATTACCCGGATATCCAATATAGAAATACAGCTGGAGATGCCCTTGATGGAGCAGATGCCTGCCTCGTCCTCACCGAGTGGCCGGAATTCAGGGATATTGATACGTGTTTTGACCGGATGAAATCACGAGTAATTATTGAAGGTAGAAAAATTCTCTCGATTGAGGGAGTCGAAGGAATATGCTGGTAAATTATGGTGCAAAAAGTCAGAAAAGTAGTAATTCCGGCAGCAGGTCTAGGTACCAGATTTCTCCCCATAACAAAGGCTCAACCAAAAGAGATGCTACCGGTGGTGGATAAACCTGTCATCCAGTATGTTGTTGAGGAAGCAGTTGCATCCGGTATAGACGATATAATCATTGTTACGGGTAGAAACAAACGGGCAATCGAAGATCACTTTGACCGGTGCATTGAACTTGAGCATGTATTTCCATCAAACCAAGGATCAGGTGCCTCAGATGCTTATGTTGATTTGAGTGATATTCCTAACATTCATTACATCAGACAGAGGGAACCGAGGGGACTAGGAGATGCCATTCTACTATCAGAAAAACATTGTAATGATGAGCCCTTTGTTGTTCTTCTTGGAGACACCATCACAATAGCGCCTGAAAATGAGAAGACCTGTACAAGCCAAATGATTCATGCTTATACAAAATATGGTCAATCAATAATTGCAGTCGAACCGGTCCCAGAAAAGAAAATTCCGGATTATGGCATTATTGATGGTAATCTCATCGATAAAAATTTCTATGAAATTAAGAATATCGTAGAAAAACCTACCATAAGCGACGCCCCCTCAAATCTTGGTGCTATTGGATGTTACCTTTTCACTCCCGAAATTTTTTCATGTCTTAAACAGACCACTCCGGGTAAAGGAGGAGAGATTCAACTCACGGATGCGATAAAAAAACTTTCTCATTCTATAGGGATGATCACTAACTGTCGCAGGTATGATATTGGTGATAAGATTGGATGGATGAAAGCTTTTTTTGAGCTAGCTCTGTCACGTAAAGAATTTCATGATGATCTCATGTCAATTCTACAAGAAAAAGTATGTACAAGGAGAAATGAATGAGTACTTCAATTTCGAAGTCAGAGGATATTGAAATAATTCTCGCCGGTCTGAATAATGTCGATTTCAATGGTCAGACGATATTAGTAACCGGTGGATCCGGATTTCTCGGTTCCTGGATGTGTGAGGCCCTACTCAATAAAGGTGCAGAGGTCATTTGTCTTGATAATTATGCATCCGGAAGACCTGAAAATACAAATCACCTCCTTGATCACCCAGGTTTTACCAGAATAGTCCATGATATATCAAAACCATTTGATCCTAAACGGCAAATTAATCTGGTATGTCATCTCGCTTCCCGGGCAGGCCCACTTGAATTTGAACATTATCCTATCCAGATTCTAAAATCAAATACCTTAGGGACAATGCATTCGCTTGGCATTGCAAAAAAGTATGGTGCTCGCCTCTTATTCACTTCTACCAGTGAGATATATGGAGAAGCAACAGTGTTCCCAACACCTGAAACCTATCGGGGTAATGTTAATACTCTGGGTATCAGAGGATGTTATGATGAGGCGAAGCGGGCTGGTGAGGCCTATTGTATGGCATATCATCGTCAGCATGGTCTTGACGTCAGAATTGTCCGGATATTTAACACATACGGACCACGAATGCGCTCAGATGGGCATTATGGAAGGGTAATTCCCAGATTTTTATCACAGGCGAAAAATAATCAACCAATCACCATATTTGGAGATGGAACCCAGACCCGTTCATTTTGTTATGTGACCGATCAGATCATCGGGTTGCTGAGGCTGGCAGGGCTTCCGGGGTTGGCAGGGGAAGTGGTGAATATTGGGAATCCAACGGAGCATACTGTTATCGGTCTTGCAAATATAATAAAAAATCTCCTGAATTCATCATCTTCTTTTATGTATAATCCGCACCCCCAGGATGATCCTATGCGAAGATTTCCAGATATATCTAAAGCTAAAAAGTTACTCCATTTTGAGCCACAAATTGGTTTAGAAAAAGGGCTTATCCGTGTCATTGAGGGTACATATTAATGAAAATAACGCTGGTTGTCCCCGCATATAATGAAGAGCAGGCAATAGGCCCTGTTATTGAAGAATATTATCCATATGTTGATGAAATCCTTGTAGTTGATGATGGTTCATCAGACAAAACTTATGAAATCGCCTGTAGTTATTCTGATGAAAAAGTCTTTGTAAACAGGCACGAGCAAAATCAGGGAAAGGTCGGAGCACTAATGACTGGTGTAAAAAACGCCACTGGAGACATCATTGTATTTACTGATGCAGACTGCACATATCCTGCCCGATATATCCCTGCTTTTGTCGAAGAACTGAATAAAGGTGCTGATCTGGTTTTAGGTTCCCGGGTAATTCAATCTGAAAATATTCCATTATTTAATCGGGTAGGTAATACAATCTTTTCCACACTTGCGACCTACATCAGTGGTAAGGAGATTGTTGATGGACAGACCGGGATGCGGGCCTTTAAAAAAAGTATGTTTGATTCATTGCATGTCCAGGCAAAAGGTCTTGAATTTGAGACGAAGATGACAGTCCGTGCAGCAAAATTAGGATATATTATCGTTGAAATCCCCATTGAATATCGTGAGAGAGTTGGGGTTTCTAAACTTCATCCGGTGCGGGATGGATATCGAATGTTTCGTGCGTTGATATCCATTGCCTGGAACGAAACATCACCATTAGCGAAAATGATTTCGGTGCCTGGAATTCTGTTTATTGGAATTGGAATGGTTTTTGG
The window above is part of the Methanospirillum lacunae genome. Proteins encoded here:
- a CDS encoding glycosyltransferase family 2 protein, with product MKITLVVPAYNEEQAIGPVIEEYYPYVDEILVVDDGSSDKTYEIACSYSDEKVFVNRHEQNQGKVGALMTGVKNATGDIIVFTDADCTYPARYIPAFVEELNKGADLVLGSRVIQSENIPLFNRVGNTIFSTLATYISGKEIVDGQTGMRAFKKSMFDSLHVQAKGLEFETKMTVRAAKLGYIIVEIPIEYRERVGVSKLHPVRDGYRMFRALISIAWNETSPLAKMISVPGILFIGIGMVFGIYSIYERVSHYYLTHEFYPLISGFLILFGLQLSSIGLIIDYLAKKLDRIEERLKK
- the galU gene encoding UTP--glucose-1-phosphate uridylyltransferase GalU, with translation MVQKVRKVVIPAAGLGTRFLPITKAQPKEMLPVVDKPVIQYVVEEAVASGIDDIIIVTGRNKRAIEDHFDRCIELEHVFPSNQGSGASDAYVDLSDIPNIHYIRQREPRGLGDAILLSEKHCNDEPFVVLLGDTITIAPENEKTCTSQMIHAYTKYGQSIIAVEPVPEKKIPDYGIIDGNLIDKNFYEIKNIVEKPTISDAPSNLGAIGCYLFTPEIFSCLKQTTPGKGGEIQLTDAIKKLSHSIGMITNCRRYDIGDKIGWMKAFFELALSRKEFHDDLMSILQEKVCTRRNE
- a CDS encoding glycosyltransferase family 2 protein, yielding MSPKYPLISVITPSYNQGQFIRETIESVLSQDYPAIEYIVVDGGSSDGTVNILQEYGDRIIWISEPDEGQADAVNKGVRLAKGEFIGWLNSDDIYEPGALSTVIETFQKNPDISVVYGEAWHITNSGQIIARYPIEPFNYRRLAETCYICQPASFIRTNSFLEAGLLRTDLHLCMDYEFWIRLGHEKPFLYTSRVLASSRLYPENKTFSRTDEVFREVMTMVSQYYGYVPITWVYGYLQNQTRGKWSLQFPVQVLITFIRMNRSCVLGALQYCVTLFIPYRNNGRLTVDLISLIKKSRTMDDLRKKL
- a CDS encoding GDP-mannose 4,6-dehydratase → MISHVLHNIKFDENYHLDTQSHVRVSFETLDMTGMRPVLR
- a CDS encoding UDP-glucose dehydrogenase family protein, with amino-acid sequence MEITVVGGGYVGLVTSVCFADMGHRVRIIEIDPQKVELINKGIPPIYEDNLEEILKKNIGKNLTAQSDYQFIEKSDVFFICVGTPPQEDGSANLRYLSQAAESIGQALRDSTIFQVITVKSTVPPGTTESVVIPAVIKSSGRTKDSIGFCMNPEFLREGRAIKDFKNPDRIVIGGNSDIAIQVVRDVYSGFSAPTITTSLKAAEMIKYASNSFLAMKISFANEIGNLCKKLGINVYDVMNGIGYDHRINPYFLNAGLGFGGSCFPKDVMALIRLAEKNDLDPLLLQSVIAVNEKQPNKIISLLKERIGSVSGKRIAILGLAFKDNTDDVRDSRAIPVIQSLLDEGADVVAYDPMAIASMKIYYPDIQYRNTAGDALDGADACLVLTEWPEFRDIDTCFDRMKSRVIIEGRKILSIEGVEGICW
- a CDS encoding UDP-glucuronic acid decarboxylase family protein, with product MSTSISKSEDIEIILAGLNNVDFNGQTILVTGGSGFLGSWMCEALLNKGAEVICLDNYASGRPENTNHLLDHPGFTRIVHDISKPFDPKRQINLVCHLASRAGPLEFEHYPIQILKSNTLGTMHSLGIAKKYGARLLFTSTSEIYGEATVFPTPETYRGNVNTLGIRGCYDEAKRAGEAYCMAYHRQHGLDVRIVRIFNTYGPRMRSDGHYGRVIPRFLSQAKNNQPITIFGDGTQTRSFCYVTDQIIGLLRLAGLPGLAGEVVNIGNPTEHTVIGLANIIKNLLNSSSSFMYNPHPQDDPMRRFPDISKAKKLLHFEPQIGLEKGLIRVIEGTY
- a CDS encoding GDP-L-fucose synthase family protein, coding for MFENKRILVTGGAGFLGSKVIDALIAQGISRSDIIVPRSADYDLRHMENCHKVVKDVDIVIHLAARVGGIGFNQEHPAELFYDNASMGIHMMEASRLAGVSKFVAVGTVCAYPKFTQVPFREEDLWNGYPEETNAPYGLAKKMLLVQAQAYRQQYGFNAIFLLPVNLYGPGDNFDPESSHVIPALIKKFVDAKQMHAPVVEVWGSGSASREFLYVDDAARGIALATARYDGIEPVNLGAGSEISIRDLVEIIKTHVGYEGEVVYDTTKPDGQPRRCLDTSRARMFFGFNAEMSFEEGLKTTIGWYVNNPISF
- a CDS encoding glycosyltransferase, coding for MKTAIFHDYFGSIGGGEKTVVSMAKILDADIFTTDIDAFSIFNSKVPVHTLRRTVKKSPLKQISTSLSFSHCDLHDEFDFFLFTGNWSVHAAAVHHPNLWYCYTPTRAFYDNYQNFLNTMHPVVRPAFAAWVAFHRRWNEKAIKSVDSIISISNTISERVQTYLNRESLVIYPPVDTRRYSCVEYGDFWLSVNRLYPEKRLELQIETFRSLPDEHLVIVGSYSRGDQAEGYARKILHNLPKNVTYIGEVTEEELISYYARCKGHITTASHEDFGLTPVEAMASGKPVVAVCEGGYRETVTNATGILTSAEVPVLREAVHFLSENPESYRSACLQQATKFDKDNFAKKIREAVYNGMAKRENFP
- a CDS encoding glycosyltransferase — protein: MRCAVFHDYFSSIGGGEQVATMLAYCLSADLITTECKETALPKSLGIPIYSLGKIIPFPVMKQMSTAWLFSRSNFSESYNFFVFSGNWASHASKFHHPNIWYCHTPVRAFYDLADLFEQRLPVFMRPLYRVWVKHQRNVDQKVVADIDKIITNSHNTAARILHYYGRKARVVYPPVDLDRFSFKESGGFWLSVNRLYPEKRIELQVEAFRLLPEEELLIVGGAGSGDHAIRYASKIMTNLPSNVKMLGSVSSEELTDLYSTCRGLICTAIDEDFGITPLEAMASGKPVVAVNEGGFQETVVHGETGLLIEPTVKAIIKAVIEVGVDPIRYKDACIRRAEEFGGVDRFCMEIREIVSTFY
- a CDS encoding GDP-mannose 4,6-dehydratase produces the protein MHSYWIPRNYRDGYGMFSCYGILFNHKSLRGGDTFVTGKITRGIVAILWGKKFTLKILMPTRLGFFS